The Pyrenophora tritici-repentis strain M4 chromosome 10, whole genome shotgun sequence genome contains a region encoding:
- a CDS encoding BTB domain containing protein, with amino-acid sequence MSTASKDARIRRSQALGYVTSPSLRVIVGEAPDQKEFFVHEGLVCPRSEFFRKAMRGPWTEAQERKIDLGQEEPETFALYLELLYTGTIPTIEDTELYAPLSKLYVLAEMLMDDTTKTIVLDAMKAQIDDGPEEDHYCFPEPDAIRIIYKGTTESSPARELMVKFYTDYSCGEELEELADLKEFHFDLARSLITKRLRPGEHDLVKEELDDVKKELSAVKKELSSVKKELAKRTDARVYHG; translated from the exons ATGAGTACAGCATCCAAGGACGCTCGCATTCGACGGTCACAGGCATTAGGCTATGTCACCTCACCCTCCCTCCGCGTCATCGTCGGCGAAGCGCCAGACCAGAAGGAGTTCTTCGTTCACGAAGGACTCGTCTGCCCACGCAGCGAGTTCTTCCGCAAAGCCATGAGGGGGCCATGGACGGAAGCGCAGGAACGCAAGATCGATCTCGGACAAGAAGAACCCGAAACCTTTGCTCTTTACCTTGAGCTACTGTAC ACAGGCACCATACCCACCATAGAAGACACAGAACTCTACGCACCCCTCAGCAAGCTCTATGTCCTAGCCGAAATGCTCATGGACGACACCACAAAGACCATTGTCCTAGACGCCATGAAAGCACAGATTGACGACGGACCTGAAGAAGACCACTATTGCTTCCCGGAACCAGATGCCATCCGTATCATCTACAAGGGAACAACCGAGTCTAGTCCCGCCCGCGAACTCATGGTCAAGTTTTACACAGACTACTCTTGCGGTGAGGAGCTGGAGGAGTTGGCAGATCTTAAAGAGTTTCATTTTGATCTTGCGCGCAGTCTAATCACTAAACGGCTGAGGCCTGGGGAGCACGATTTAGTGAAGGAGGAGCTGGACGACGTGAAGAAGGAGTTGAGCGCCGTAAAGAAGGAGCTGAGCTCTGTGAAGAAGGAATTGGCGAAGAGGACGGATGCGCGCGTGTATCATGGGTGA
- a CDS encoding translation initiation factor IF-2: protein MSQAQRMRAALASSTPFTPPALAQQGGYMSPAERTRLSLAASRPQQVSQPPRQPPPERRAMNRGGAFDSPVRGQNRDRFAPAARRMGERSNEYRPATTQNRYTVNMDSRPPVNLPAFGSENLRRRNDLQQERGQFGRDQLTSPMALRPMPQRKMLDQEEISRLLGNTSAGNRSRKPYQPLVRDMNAQRERPAQRPTPYQSTQQLEQQASTTQSSRQSEQRTTMYRPPQRHEESISDAAEAWVQKSKGKLEVEPSYQIQKDEENRRRNRFTADEPETRNRYEEPERRQGGNKGRSRRMQRYEEEDDDDRPTISKQERKRLKAEAKKAAQLSKNEPTPISLPEYISVANLAGALKLRVEDFVRKLEDLGFEDVQNDHILNAEHAGLIAQEYNFEPIFQAEEHDGDLYPAPPLDPEAYAELPARPPVVTIMGHVDHGKTTILDYMRSTSVAATEFGGITQHIGAFSVPLANGKKITFLDTPGHSAFETMRARGANVTDIVVLVVAADDSVMPQTVEAIKHAQAAQVPLIVAINKIDKAQADPDAVKLDLGRHGIEIEDFGGDVQAICVSGKTGQGIPDLEEAITTLSEMLDHRADPQAAVEGWVLEGATKKSGRTATVLVRSGTLRQGTTLVAGTTWTRVRTLRNEAGVTVDEVGPGVAVEVDGWRDQPIAGDEVLQAEDEQQATAVTELRSDKIDREQMARDMEAINESRRLARAEAERREAEEAAAKAGENGEEVEAVAPAEQKESGPEIVSFIVKGDVSGSVEAVIDSVSALGNAEVATRILRHGVGPPSEFDISHAADAKGHVINFNTASPGHVVKLAEEKGVRILESNIIYRVVENVKELLSEKLAPKVVHKVTAEVEVAASFEISLGGKKKMTVAGSKVRNGVVHRGTKAKVLRGETLIHDGIINTLKNQKKDVEQMRKDTECGISFAAFNDFKVGDRIQCYDEHLEKRSL from the exons ATGTCTCAGGCACAACGAATGCGTGCGGCATTGGCATCCAGCACCCCATTTACACCTCCAGCGCTGGCACAACAGGGAGGATATATGTCGCCAGCAGAGAGGACGAGATTATCATTAGCAGCATCACGGCCGCAGCAGGTTTCGCAACCACCGCGGCAACCGCCACCAGAGCGGCGGGCGATGAACAGAGGGGGTGCCTTTGACAGCCCGGTACGAGGCCAGAACCGGGACAGATTTGCACCTGCTGCTCGGAGAATGGGCGAACGCAGCAACGAATATAGACCAGCTACAACACAGAATCGGTACACGGTCAACATGGACTCAAGACCACCCGTTAACTTGCCGGCATTTGGCTCAGAAAATTTGCGACGGCGCAACGATCTCCAACAAGAACGCGGTCAATTTGGACGAGACCAGTTAACGTCACCCATGGCTTTGAGACCTATGCCACAACGGAAAATGTTAGACCAAGAGGAGATATCAAGATTACTAGGGAATACGTCCGCAGGGAATCGGTCAAGGAAACCATATCAGCCCCTTGTGAGGGACATGAATGCGCAACGTGAGCGACCAGCACAGCGGCCGACACCGTATCAGTCAACTCAACAATTAGAACAACAGGCTTCAACAACACAGTCATCCCGCCAGTCAGAACAACGGACCACAATGTACCGGCCACCTCAGCGCCATGAAGAGTCCATATCAGATGCGGCCGAGGCTTGGGTGCAAAAGTCAAAGGGCAAGTTGGAGGTTGAACCCTCTTATCAGATCCAGAAGGACGAGGAAAACAGACGGCGGAACCGCTTTACAGCAGATGAACCAGAAACAAGGAACCGATACGAAGAGCCTGAGCGACGACAGGGCGGAAACAAGGGCCGGAGCCGGCGCATGCAACGGTACGAAGAGGAAGACGACGATGACCGCCCAACCATTAGCAAACAAGAGCGCAAGCGGTTGAAGGCTGAAGCTAAAAAGGCTGCGCAACTCTCCAAGAACGAGCCGACACCCATCTCTTTGCCCGAATATATCAGCGTAGCCAACCTCGCGGGTGCGCTCAAGCTACGAGTAGAAGATTTTGTGAGGAAGTTGGAGGACCTAGGCTTCGAGGACGTACAGAACGACCATATTCTCAATGCGGAGCATGCCGGACTCATTGCGCAAGAGTACAATTTCGAACCCATCTTCCAGGCTGAGGAACACGACGGCGATCTGTATCCTGCACCACCACTGGACCCCGAAGCCTACGCCGAGCTACCTGCCCGACCACCTGTTGTTACCATCATGGGTCACGTTGATCACGGCAAGACTACAATCCTGGACTACATGCGCTCGACGAGTGTTGCTGCCACCGAGTTTGGTGGCATCACACAACATATCGGTGCTTTCAGTGTGCCCCTGGCCAACGGAAAGAAGATTACTTTCTTGGATACACCTGGCCATTCCGCATTTGAGACCATGCGCGCTCGCGGTGCCAACGTCACCGACATTGTTGTGTTAGTTGTTGCTGCCGATGATTCGGTCATGCCACAAACTGTCGAGGCCATCAAGCATGCGCAGGCCGCCCAGGTTCCCTTAATTGTTGCTATCAACAAGATCGACAAAGCACAAGCAGACCCAGATGCTGTCAAACTTGACCTTGGCCGCCATGGTATTGAGATTGAGGACTTTGGCGGTGACGTTCAGGCGATATGCGTGAGTGGTAAGACGGGACAAGGCATACCAGACCTTGAAGAAGCCATCACCACACTCTCTGAGATGCTGGACCACCGTGCCGACCCCCAAGCTGCGGTCGAAGGATGGGTACTTGAAGGTGCGACCAAGAAGTCTGGGCGTACAGCCACTGTCCTTGTACGGAGCGGTACCCTTCGCCAAGGCACCACTCTTGTCGCAGGTACCACATGGACACGAGTACGTACTCTACGCAACGAAGCTGGTGTAACAGTCGATGAGGTCGGACCTGGCGTAGCTGTCGAAGTCGACGGTTGGCGCGACCAGCCGATTGCGGGCGATGAGGTGCTCCAAGCAGAAGACGAGCAACAAGCCACCGCTGTAACTGAACTGCGTAGCGACAAGATTGACAGGGAGCAGATGGCGCGCGACATGGAAGCCATCAACGAGTCTCGCCGCCTCGCGCGTGCGGAAGCCGAGCGACGCGAAGCTGAAGAAGCCGCTGCCAAGGCTGGCGAGAATGGCGAAGAAGTTGAAGCAGTGGCGCCCGCCGAGCAGAAAGAGTCTGGTCCGGAGATCGTGTCGTTTATCGTCAAGGGAGACGTGTCCGGATCGGTAGAAGCAGTCATCGACTCTGTCTCCGCACTTGGTAATGCGGAAGTAGCAACACGCATCCTACGCCATGGTGTAGGCCCGCCCTCCGAGTTCGACATCTCGCATGCTGCTGACGCGAAGGGACACGTTATCAACTTTAACACTGCGTCACCTGGGCATGTGGTCAAACTAGCAGAGGAGAAGGGTGTGAGGATTCTGGAAAGCAACATCATCTACCGGGTTGTTGAGAATGTCAAGGAGCTCCTGTCCGAGAAACTTGCACCAAAGGTTGTTCACAAGGTCACTGCTGAAGTGGAAGTTGCAGCTTCATTTGAGATTAGCCTTGGTggcaagaagaagatgacgGTTGCAGGATCAAAGGTTCGCAACGGTGTTGTTCACAGAGGTACAAAGGCAAAAGTGCTACGTGGCGAGACGCTTATCCACGACG GTATCATCAATACGCTCAAAAACCAGAAGAAGGATGTCGAGCAAATGCGCAAGGACACCGAATGCGGTATCTCGTTTGCAGCATTCAACGACTTCAAGGTCGGCGACCGCATCCAGTGCTACGATGAGCATTTGGAGAAGAGGAGCCTGTAA
- a CDS encoding SEC14 cytosolic factor yields MAAAPTNELKLDPKYDNYDYPTTAPTAQSGHPGHTTPEQDAAVAQLRMSLEQAGHTKNLDTLTLLRFLRARKFDVKLAEKMFVDCEKWRAEYAGVGVEELVRTFDYKERPEVFKYYPQYYHKTDKDGRPLYIEQLGSVDLTALHKITSEERMIQNLVCEYEKMADPRLPACSRKSGYLLETSCTIMDLKGVGIGKASSVYGYLGAVSTISQNYYPERLGKMYVINAPWGFSGVFSIVKKFLDPVTSAKIHVLGSGYQKELLAQVPAENLPKAFGGSLGKGTQMGQEERRRH; encoded by the exons ATGGCTGCTGCACCCACCAACGAGCTCAAGCTCGACCCCAAGTACGACAACTACGACTATCCTACTACTGCTCCCACCGCTCAGAGTGGACATCCTGGCCATACCACGCCTGAGCAAGATGCCGCTGTTGCCCAGCTGCGGATGAGTTTGGAGCAGGCCGGCCACACTAAGAACCTCGATACCCTGACTCTG CTGCGCTTTCTCCGTGCAAGAAAGTTCGATGTCAAGCTGGCGGAGAAGAT GTTTGTCGACTGCGAGAAGTGGAGGGCCGAATACGCTGGCGTAGGTGTCGAGGAACTTGTCCGTACTTTTGACTACAAGGAGCGGCCCGAGGTTTTCAAGTACTACCCTCAGTACTATCACAAGACAGACAAG GATGGCCGCCCGCTCTACATTGAGCAACTCGGTAGCGTCGATCTCACCGCTCTCCACAAGATTACGTCCGAGGAACGCATGATTCAGAACCTGGTCTGCGAATACGAAAAGATGGCCGATCCCCGTCTTCCCGCCTGCTCACGCAAGTCGGGCTATCTCCTTGAGACGTCGTGCACAATTATGGACCTGAAGGGCGTTGGCATCGGCAAGGCATCCTCGGTCTACGGCTACCTTGGGGCTGTTTCCACCATCAGCCAAAACTACTACCCCGAGCGTCTGGGTAAGATGTACGTCATCAACGCCCCCTGGGGCTTCTCTGGCGTCTTCAGCATCGTCAAGAAGTTCCTTGATCCCGTCACAAGCGCCAAGATCCACGTTCTGGGCTCTGGATACCAAAAGGAGTTGCTGGCTCAGGTCCCAGCTGAGAACCTGCCCAAGGCGTTTGGTGGATCGT TGGGCAAGGGAACCCAAATGGGCCAAGAAGAGCGACGACGCCATTGA
- a CDS encoding CypX, Cytochrome P450, with protein MHSSILIGLWVSISFIIYRIVASIITSHRHAANARRLGCLPAPKFNDQMPLDIFNIRTAARISKADKERRVPQYIQSRVHNACEVEGKTVSTFYANFMGSEGIFTVEPRNIQAILATQFKDFGLGELRNESFSPLLGRGIFSSDGEQWSHARALLRPQFARDQVGDLNLNEKHMQHMMRALPINSNGWTDVTDIQRLFFRLTLDSATEFLFGASVDSQLAALPGYTSSKAPGPVSEGEFAVSFDQAQSTIAAGTRLGIGYWLTYDKQFKKNCKQCHTFIDFHVERVLSGKKTNQKTASGKEKYVFLDALAEATRDPAELRFQSISILLAGRDTTASLLSYVFMLLSQHTDIYQKLRAVVTQQFGTYSKPQNLSFEKLKSCNYLQWVMSETLRLYPVVPFDTRCALRDTTLPVGGGPDGTAPVYLKKGMHMDYSVYVMHRRKDLWGEDAGEFRPERFEGRKGGWEFLPFNGGPRICMGQQFALTEAGFVIVRMAQRFDEIEGVGNSWEPVERGGCGYTRHAASLSTCPADGVKVRMKEAKQ; from the exons ATGCACAGCTCTATCTTAATAGGCCTCTGGGTCAGCATCTCTTTCATCATCTACAGAATCGTTGCTTCGATCATCACTTCACACCGCCATGCCGCTAACGCACGCCGACTGGGGTGTCTACCTGCTCCTAAATTCAATGATCAAATGCCGTTGGACATATTCAATATCAGAACCGCTGCAAGAATAAGCAAGGCCGATAAAGAGCGTCGCGTCCCGCAGTACATTCAGTCACGCGTCCACAATGCTTGCGAGGTAGAAGGCAAAACGGTCAGCACATTCTATGCAAACTTTATGGGTAGCGAGGGTATCTTCACTGTTGAGCCACGGAATATTCAAGCCATCCTAGCGACACAGTTCAAGGACTTTGGACTAGGAGAGCTGAGAAACGAGAGCTTCTCCCCGTTGTTGGGTCGCGGTATC TTCTCCTCAGATGGCGAGCAGTGGTCGCATGCCAGAGCGCTTCTTCGGCCTCAGTTTGCGCGAGACCAAGTTGGCGACTTGAACCTTAACGAAAAGCATATGCAACATATGATGCGAGCATTGCCCATCAACTCGAACGGCTGGACCGACGTCACCGACATTCAGCGGCTGTTCTTCCGCCTGACACTGGATTCAGCGACCGAATTTCTATTCGGCGCAAGTGTGGATTCGCAGCTTGCGGCCTTACCTGGGTACACTTCTAGTAAAGCACCAGGGCCCGTGAGTGAAGGGGAATTCGCAGTCTCCTTCGACCAAGCACAAAGCACGATTGCTGCGGGTACCCGACTGGGGATCGGATACTGGTTGACGTACGATAAGCAGTTCAAGAAAAACTGCAAACAGTGTCATACCTTTATCGACTTCCATGTCGAACGTGTGCTTTCTGGGAAGAAGACGAACCAAAAGACGGCGAGTGGAAAAGAAAAGTACGTCTTTCTCGACGCACTTGCAGAGGCTACCCGAGACCCCGCCGAGCTTCGCTTCCAATCCATCTCGATTCTTCTAGCTGGACGCGATACCACGGCATCACTTCTTTCGTATGTCTTCATGCTACTCTCACAACATACCGACATATATCAGAAGCTTCGTGCTGTCGTGACGCAACAATTCGGTACCTACTCCAAACCTCAGAACCTTTCATTCGAGAAGTTGAAGTCATGCAACTATTTGCAGTGGGTTATGAGCGAGACCCTCCGTCTTTATCCCGTCGTTCCGTTTGATACTCGCTGTGCGCTTCGCGACACCACATTACCCGTAGGTGGCGGCCCAGACGGCACAGCTCCTGTCTACCTAAAGAAGGGCATGCACATGGACTACAGCGTTTACGTCATGCATCGCCGCAAGGACCTTTGGGGAGAAGATGCAGGGGAGTTCCGCCCAGAGCGCTTCGAGGGGAGGAAGGGTGGGTGGGAGTTCCTCCCCTTCAACGGAGGACCACGAATCTGCATGGGACAGCAATTTGCTCTGACGGAAGCGGGATTTGTGATTGTAAGAATGGCGCAGAGATTTGACGAGATTGAAGGTGTAGGGAATAGTTGGGAGCCGGTTGAGAGGGGTGGCTGCGGGTATACCAGGCATGCTGCGAGCTTATCTACGTGTCCGGCGGATGGTGTCAAGGTTAGGATGAAGGAAGCCAAACAGTAG
- a CDS encoding UNC-50 family protein, whose translation MNPHISLPRPTGGPSNFGSTPSSRRNEVKMPRFFKRMFKFPQMDFEMAIWEIMSLIIAPKKVFRQIYYHKQTTKSYHRPDPSFTYLLSFFLTLTSLAWGFAYADGFTQTLHITLVFIFGHFLLFSLVIATLFFFLVGRLLGPDNNLLPGRRRGLYNLGEDSAKEELEFGYCWDVAIRAFVPVWAFLYVVQFLCMPLIGTHHWFSLFLSNTLYLLGLNYYFIITFLGYKELPFLHHTELLLVPVAVMAILWFASLFGFNASQHWAPVLWTGAKLRKHV comes from the exons ATGAACCCTCACATATCACTCCCAAGACCGACGGGCGGGCCCTCAAACTTTGGGTCTACGCCATCGTCGCGGCGCAATGAAGTCAAAATGCCGCGCTTCTTCAAGCGCATGTTCAAGTTTCCGCAGATGGACTTTGAGATGGCCATATGGGAGATTATGAGCTTGATAATAGCGCCCAAGAAGGTGTTTCGCCAGATCTACTACCAT AAACAAACCACTAAATCGTACCACCGACCCGACCCTTCCTTTACATATCTCCTCTCCTTCTTCCTCACCCTCACATCGCTCGCCTGGGGTTTTGCATACGCCGACGGCTTCACGCAAACCCTCCACATCACCCTCGTCTTCATATTTGGCCACTTTCTCCTCTTCTCGCTCGTGATAGCGACCCTGTTCTTCTTCTTAGTCGGTCGGTTATTGGGGCCGGACAACAACTTGCTACCAGGCCGACGGAGAGGCCTGTACAACCTGGGAGAAGATTCGGCCAAGGAAGAGCTTGAGTTTGGATACTGCTGGGATGTTGCCATTAGAGCATTTGTGCCCGTCTGGGCCTTTCTCTATGTCGTTCAGTTTCTATGTATGCCATTGATAGGAACACATCATTG GTTTTCTCTTTTCCTGTCCAACACGCTCTATCTGCTCGGCTTGAACTACTACTTCATCATCACCTTCCTGGGCTACAAGGAACTGCCCTTTCTTCATCACACGGAGCTCCTCCTTGTACCAGTCGCCGTCATGGCAATACTCTGGTTTGCGTCTTTGTTCGGCTTTAATGCGTCACAGCACTGGGCGCCAGTATTATGGACCGGCGCCAAGTTGCGCAAGCACGTCTAG
- a CDS encoding LRR-8 multi-domain protein, producing MTQAHSHARIHPSVSKSIVAGTTNGMQKEADEKERNRPAAQRVDDGKDQHIWTILDFGGQNLKVITPALFAYTFLTKLYLNSNKLTYVHQDIGQLRNLTHLDLSLNNLQYLPPEIGMLVNLKQLLLFDNHIENLPYELGSLYQLEMLGIEGNPIPDELKQIIMEQGTQELIKHFRENAPGPEAPPERDWIVLDDVQDTAQETVSALSYNILCDKYCTQSQYGYTPSSALAWESRRELILAELRERDADIVCLQEIDQDSFNEFFRAALAHNDYKGVFWPKSRARTMAEREAKLVDGCAIFYKNSKYILLDKQLIDFANTAINRPDMKGEHDIFNRVMPRDDIGVVAFLENRATGSRFIVGNVHVFWNPAFTDVKLVQVAILMEGITKLATQWTKTAPCTNKVVYQFTNGDSEEGTELDPTQEPGPSKQYSDPADFPVILCGDFNSLPTSGVYDLITHGNVSNVHADLGTRKYGNFTRDGISHPFSLKSSYASIGELAFTNYVPHFQGVLDYIWYSTNTLQVVGLLGDIDKGYLKRVPGFPNYHFPSDHVALYAQYIVKNRKEAKKVSEVDFGPSRDRRN from the exons ATGACACAGGCCCACTCGCACGCCAGGATCCACCCGAGCGTTAGCAAGAGCATTGTAGCTGGAACCACAAACGGAATGCAGAAAGAGGCGGACGAGAAAGAGCGCAATAGGCCCGCTGCTCAGCGCGTGGATGATGGCAAGGACCAACATATATGGACCATTCTCGACTTTGGCGGCCAGAACCTCAAAGTAATCACGCCCGCGCTGTTCGCCTACACGTTCCTGACGAAGCTGTACCTCAACTCGAACAAGCTCACCTATGTACACCAAGACATTGGCCAGTTACGGAACCTCACACACCTGGATCTCTCCTTGAACAATCTACAGTACCTGCCCCCGGAGATCGGCATGCTCGTAAACCTGAAGCAGCTGCTACTGTTCGACAATCATATTGAGAACCTTCCGTACGAACTAGGATCCTTGTACCAGTTGGAGATGCTTGGCATCGAGGGCAACCCTATCCCGGACGAGTTAAAGCAAATCATCATGGAACAGGGTACACAGGAACTCATCAAGCACTTCCGTGAGAACGCCCCAGGTCCAGAGGCACCACCAGAGCGCGACTGGATCGTCCTTGATGACGTCCAGGATACTGCACAAGAGACGGTGAGCGCGCTCAGCTACAACATCCTATGCGACAAGTACTGTACGCAGTCACAGTACGGTTACACGCCGAGCTCAGCTCTTGCTTGGGAGAGCCGCAGGGAACTCATCCTCGCCGAGTTGCGGGAGCGCGATGCAGATATAGTGTGTCTGCAGGAGATTGATCAAGATAGCTTCAACGAATTCTTCCGAGCAGCGTTGGCGCATAATGACTACAAGGGCGTTTTCTGGCCAAAGTCGAGGGCGCGTACCATGGCAGAGAGGGAAGCCAAGCTGGTCGATGGGTGTGCCATCTTTTACAAGAACAGCAA GTACATATTGCTGGACAAGCAGCTCATCGACTTCGCAAACACTGCCATCAATCGCCCTGACATGAAGGGTGAACACGACATCTTCAACCGTGTCATGCCCCGTGACGATATCGGAGTGGTTGCCTTCCTTGAAAACCGTGCTACAGGTTCGAGGTTCATTGTCGGAAACGTGCACGTCTTCTGGAATCCCGCCTTCACCGACGTCAAACTTGTGCAGGTCGCCATCTTGATGGAAGGGATCACGAAGCTCGCGACTCAGTGGACCAAGACGGCTCCTTGTACAAACAAGGTCGTATATCAGTTCACAAACGGAGACAGCGAAGAAGGAACAGAGCTCGACCCAACACAGGAGCCAGGACCGTCCAAGCAGTACTCTGATCCTGCCGACTTTCCTGTTATATTGTGCGGTGACTTCAACTCGCTGCCGACGTCTGGTGTGTACGATCTCATTACGCACGGTAATGTGTCGAATGTGCACGCGGATCTGGGAACACGCAAGTATGGTAATTTCACACGAGACGGCATATCCCATCCGTTCAGTCTCAAGTCCAGCTACGCATCCATCGGAGAGTTGGCTTTCACCAACTATGTGCCACACTTCCAGGGCGTGCTCGACTACATTTGGTATTCGACGAACACGCTGCAGGTGGTCGGCCTGCTTGGTGACATTGACAAGGGCTACCTCAAGCGCGTGCCTGGGTTCCCCAACTACCACTTCCCAAGTGATCACGTCGCTCTATACGCTCAATACATTGTCAAGAACCGAAAAGAGGCGAAGAAGGTGTCGGAAGTAGACTTTGGGCCAAGTCGGGACCGAAGGAATTGA